From Methylopila sp. M107, a single genomic window includes:
- a CDS encoding heme ABC transporter ATP-binding protein, with product MSALEASGVSVRLGGKTVASEASLVVRPGRVTVLIGPNGAGKSSLLSALAGDMAPSAGRVTLDGAPLASFKPAELARRRAVLGQTVELAFPFTVDEVARLGLPAGLPRDDADRVVAEALAAVDLSGAGARSSTAMSGGERQRAHLARVLAQLAAAPDGRPRYLLLDEPTANLDLAHQLATLALARRHADAGGGVLAVLHDVNLAAMAADDLVAMKHGRIVASGAPRDVLTDETVAAVYDVEARVGLAPEGPFLLPQTARPLRRRG from the coding sequence ATGAGCGCGCTCGAAGCTTCTGGCGTCTCGGTCCGGCTCGGCGGCAAGACGGTGGCGTCGGAGGCGAGCCTTGTCGTCCGTCCCGGCCGCGTCACGGTGCTGATCGGGCCGAACGGCGCCGGCAAGTCGAGCCTGCTGTCGGCGCTCGCGGGCGACATGGCGCCGTCGGCCGGCCGCGTCACGCTCGACGGCGCGCCGCTCGCCTCGTTCAAGCCGGCGGAGCTTGCGCGGCGGCGCGCGGTTCTGGGCCAGACGGTCGAGCTCGCCTTTCCGTTCACGGTCGACGAAGTCGCCCGGCTCGGACTGCCGGCGGGGCTTCCGCGCGACGATGCCGACCGCGTCGTGGCCGAGGCGCTCGCCGCCGTCGACCTGTCAGGAGCCGGCGCGCGTTCCTCGACCGCCATGTCCGGCGGCGAACGGCAGCGCGCCCATCTCGCCCGCGTCCTGGCGCAGCTCGCCGCCGCGCCCGACGGGCGGCCCCGCTACCTGCTGCTGGACGAACCCACCGCCAATCTCGACCTCGCGCACCAGCTCGCGACGCTGGCGCTCGCCCGCCGGCACGCCGATGCGGGCGGCGGGGTGCTCGCCGTGCTGCACGACGTCAACCTCGCCGCGATGGCGGCGGACGATCTCGTCGCCATGAAGCATGGCCGGATCGTCGCGTCCGGCGCGCCAAGGGACGTGCTCACCGACGAGACGGTCGCGGCGGTCTACGACGTCGAGGCGCGCGTCGGGCTCGCCCCCGAAGGCCCGTTCCTGCTGCCGCAGACGGCGCGACCTCTCCGGCGGCGCGGTTGA
- a CDS encoding iron ABC transporter permease gives MSKPLAVLVAAALLAAAVVASLSIGPVPIGPARAFEVIGAAARHGRSGLPPDMLRDAAILFDIRGPRTALGALVGAAMALAGAVMQGMFRNPLADPSLVGVSSGAALAAVTWIVLGESVAHLLPPALGALSLPIAAFFGGLAATGLLARIATRDGRTEIAITLLAGVALGALAAAGTGLLVFMARDDQLRTFLFWTLGSLGGATWVKVLLAAPFVAWLIVEAPFLARGLDAVALGERAAFHSGVDVERLKRAALLGVAAATAAAVASAGAIGFIGLAAPHLVRLSIGPSHRTLLPVSALIGGALLLFSDVIARMAAAPAELPIGVVTAAFGAPFFLWLLMRRQGRLIG, from the coding sequence GTGAGCAAGCCGCTCGCGGTTCTTGTCGCGGCGGCTCTGCTCGCGGCCGCGGTCGTCGCGTCGCTGTCGATCGGTCCGGTTCCGATCGGCCCGGCGCGCGCCTTCGAGGTGATCGGCGCCGCCGCGCGTCACGGGCGCTCGGGCCTGCCGCCCGACATGCTGCGCGACGCCGCCATCCTGTTCGACATCCGCGGCCCCCGCACGGCGCTCGGCGCGCTGGTCGGCGCCGCGATGGCGCTCGCCGGCGCGGTGATGCAGGGCATGTTCCGCAACCCGCTCGCAGATCCCAGCCTCGTCGGCGTTTCGTCCGGAGCGGCGCTCGCAGCGGTGACGTGGATCGTGCTCGGGGAGAGCGTCGCGCACCTCCTGCCGCCGGCGCTCGGCGCGCTTTCGCTGCCGATCGCAGCCTTTTTCGGCGGGCTCGCGGCGACCGGCCTGCTTGCGCGCATCGCGACCCGCGACGGCCGCACCGAGATCGCCATCACGCTGCTCGCCGGCGTCGCGCTCGGGGCGTTGGCGGCCGCCGGCACCGGCCTCCTCGTCTTCATGGCGCGCGACGACCAGCTGAGAACCTTCCTGTTCTGGACGCTCGGCAGCCTCGGCGGCGCGACCTGGGTGAAGGTGCTGCTGGCCGCGCCATTCGTCGCCTGGCTGATCGTGGAGGCGCCGTTTCTCGCGCGCGGGCTCGACGCGGTCGCGCTCGGCGAACGCGCGGCGTTCCATTCCGGCGTCGACGTCGAGCGGTTGAAGAGGGCCGCGCTGCTCGGAGTCGCGGCGGCGACCGCGGCGGCGGTGGCGAGCGCCGGCGCGATCGGCTTCATCGGCCTTGCGGCGCCGCATCTCGTGAGGCTCTCGATCGGGCCGTCGCATCGCACATTGCTGCCGGTCTCGGCCCTGATCGGCGGCGCGCTGCTGCTGTTCTCCGACGTCATAGCCCGCATGGCCGCGGCCCCGGCGGAACTGCCGATCGGCGTCGTCACGGCCGCCTTCGGCGCGCCCTTCTTCCTGTGGCTGCTGATGCGTCGCCAGGGTCGGCTGATCGGATGA
- a CDS encoding ABC transporter substrate-binding protein, translating into MESVAFSRRLVLGGLSALAAFAHAGAGRAGTKPRIVSLGGAATEILYALGLGDQVVAVDLSSGYPPEARRKPNVGYYRAISAEGALALSPTLIIATDGAGPKEALDVLAASAVRLVSLKEVTTAEDVSSRIVAVAEAAGVPERGAELAGVVAADLKAFGEDVAKIERRRRTLILLGPPRSGSIMAGGAGSSGGHALALAGADNAAAALSGWKPLTDEAAFGMAPDAIVVLQTNASISLDEIAQRPALKDSPAVREGRVIATDALGFVGFGPRAAHASLGVARRIYPEAVFRDLPRRAWTFADAPAR; encoded by the coding sequence ATGGAAAGCGTCGCTTTCTCGCGCCGCCTCGTGCTCGGCGGTCTTTCGGCTCTGGCCGCGTTCGCGCATGCGGGCGCGGGCCGCGCCGGGACGAAGCCCCGCATCGTCTCGCTCGGCGGCGCGGCGACGGAGATTCTGTACGCCCTCGGCCTCGGCGATCAGGTCGTCGCGGTCGACCTCTCGTCCGGCTATCCGCCCGAGGCGCGCCGTAAGCCCAATGTCGGCTACTACCGCGCGATCTCGGCCGAAGGCGCGCTCGCGCTGTCGCCGACCCTCATCATCGCGACCGACGGCGCGGGGCCCAAAGAAGCGCTCGACGTGCTCGCCGCCTCCGCCGTCAGGCTGGTCTCGCTGAAGGAGGTGACGACGGCCGAGGACGTCTCGTCGCGCATCGTCGCGGTCGCGGAAGCGGCGGGCGTCCCCGAGCGCGGCGCGGAACTCGCGGGCGTGGTGGCTGCGGACCTGAAAGCGTTCGGCGAGGACGTCGCGAAGATCGAACGGCGCCGCAGGACGCTGATCCTGCTCGGGCCCCCGCGCTCCGGATCCATCATGGCGGGCGGCGCGGGCTCGAGCGGCGGCCACGCGCTCGCGCTCGCCGGCGCAGACAACGCCGCCGCCGCTCTGTCAGGCTGGAAGCCGCTGACCGACGAGGCGGCCTTCGGCATGGCGCCGGACGCGATCGTCGTGCTGCAGACCAACGCGTCGATCTCGCTCGACGAGATCGCGCAGCGGCCGGCGCTGAAGGATTCGCCCGCCGTGCGGGAGGGCCGCGTGATCGCGACCGACGCGCTCGGCTTCGTCGGGTTCGGCCCGCGCGCCGCCCACGCCTCGCTGGGCGTGGCGCGCAGAATCTATCCGGAGGCAGTCTTCCGCGACCTGCCCCGGCGCGCCTGGACTTTCGCGGATGCGCCGGCGCGGTGA
- the gcvT gene encoding glycine cleavage system aminomethyltransferase GcvT yields the protein MTADSAIAPTEPACAAASLLRTPLHALHLRLGAKMCSFAGYEMPIQYPEGVLKEHLATRAGAGLFDVSHMGQIALIPRSGDVAEVANALEALVPVDVLGLKPGRQRYALFTDASGGVLDDLMVARLPDRLVLVVNAATKQADEAHLRATLPANVEVRPLDRALIAIQGPKAEAVLATLAPDVAGLRFMDVAEILIDGEPCLVSRSGYTGEDGFEVSVPNARAESFSQALIDAGAAPIGLGARDSLRLEAGLCLYGSDIDPETTPIEASLDWAISPARRPGGAREGGFPGAERILKQMTDGPSRRRVGLAPEGRAPVRAGAELYSDEEGGAPVGRVTSGGFGPTVNAPVAMGYVPAALSAPGMRLFAEVRGRRLPVAVARLPFVPAGFKRS from the coding sequence ATGACAGCCGATTCCGCCATTGCGCCGACAGAACCCGCCTGCGCCGCCGCGTCCTTGCTGCGGACGCCGCTGCACGCCCTTCATCTTCGGCTCGGCGCGAAAATGTGTTCCTTCGCCGGCTATGAGATGCCGATCCAGTATCCCGAAGGGGTGCTGAAAGAGCATCTCGCGACGCGCGCCGGCGCCGGGCTGTTCGACGTCTCGCATATGGGCCAGATCGCGCTCATCCCGCGCTCCGGCGACGTCGCGGAGGTCGCGAACGCGCTCGAGGCGCTGGTTCCGGTCGACGTTTTGGGCCTGAAGCCCGGCCGCCAGCGCTATGCGCTCTTCACGGACGCGAGCGGGGGCGTGCTCGACGACCTGATGGTCGCGCGGTTGCCCGACCGGCTCGTGCTGGTGGTCAACGCCGCGACGAAACAGGCAGACGAGGCGCATCTGCGCGCCACTTTGCCCGCAAACGTCGAGGTGCGGCCGCTCGACCGCGCTCTGATCGCGATCCAGGGCCCGAAGGCCGAGGCCGTGCTCGCGACCCTTGCGCCGGACGTCGCAGGACTGCGGTTCATGGACGTCGCCGAGATCCTCATCGACGGCGAGCCATGCCTCGTCTCCCGCTCCGGCTACACCGGCGAGGACGGGTTCGAAGTCTCCGTCCCGAACGCGCGGGCGGAAAGCTTTTCGCAAGCGCTGATCGACGCCGGCGCCGCGCCGATCGGGCTCGGCGCGCGGGATTCGCTTCGGCTCGAGGCCGGGCTCTGTCTCTACGGCTCCGACATCGACCCCGAGACCACGCCGATCGAGGCGAGCCTCGACTGGGCGATCTCGCCGGCCCGCCGCCCCGGCGGCGCGCGCGAGGGCGGGTTTCCGGGCGCGGAGCGCATCCTGAAGCAGATGACCGACGGTCCGTCGCGCCGCCGCGTCGGGCTGGCGCCGGAAGGCCGCGCCCCGGTGCGCGCCGGCGCGGAGCTCTACTCCGACGAAGAGGGCGGCGCGCCGGTCGGCCGCGTCACCTCCGGCGGCTTCGGCCCGACCGTCAACGCGCCGGTCGCCATGGGCTACGTCCCCGCCGCCTTGTCGGCGCCCGGAATGCGTCTGTTCGCGGAAGTGCGCGGCCGTCGTCTGCCCGTCGCGGTCGCGAGGCTTCCCTTCGTTCCCGCAGGCTTCAAGCGAAGCTGA
- the gcvH gene encoding glycine cleavage system protein GcvH, with protein MLRFTEDHEWLKLDGDVATVGITTHAAEQLGDLVFIELPKVGAKLKKGEAAAVVESVKAASDVYAPVDGEVVEVNDAASAEPVTVGSDPQGAGWLYKAKLADPGAFDALLDEAAYAELIK; from the coding sequence ATGCTGCGTTTCACCGAAGATCACGAATGGCTGAAGCTCGACGGCGACGTCGCGACCGTCGGCATCACGACACATGCGGCCGAGCAGCTCGGCGATCTCGTCTTCATCGAGCTGCCGAAGGTCGGAGCGAAGCTCAAGAAGGGCGAAGCGGCGGCCGTGGTGGAGTCGGTTAAGGCGGCGTCCGACGTCTACGCGCCGGTCGATGGCGAGGTGGTCGAGGTCAACGACGCCGCGTCGGCCGAACCCGTGACCGTCGGCTCGGACCCTCAGGGCGCGGGCTGGCTCTACAAGGCGAAGCTCGCAGATCCCGGCGCGTTCGACGCGCTGCTGGACGAGGCGGCCTATGCCGAGCTGATCAAGTAG
- the gcvP gene encoding aminomethyl-transferring glycine dehydrogenase has protein sequence MSAARYDPYDFANRRHIGPTRAEIDAMVETVGAKSLHGLIDETLPPGIRQDERIDFGVSLSEGHSLERMRRVANRNRLVVSLIGQGYYGTVMPPAIQRNIFENPAWYTAYSPYQPEISQGRLEALINFQTMVCDLTGLDVANASLLDEATAGAEAMAMAKRIAKSEATTFFVDKDCLPQTIAVVKTRAEPFGWTVVVGDPFTDLDPKAVFGALFQYPGAGGAVHDFTAPIAGLHEAGAVAAVAADPLALTLLKPPGEMGADIAVGSTQRFGVPIGFGGPHAAYMATRDAHKRTLPGRIVGVSIDAKGKRAYRLALQTREQHIRREKATSNICTSQVLLAVVASMYAVFHGPAGLKAIAARVHRDAVRLAEGIEQLGFKVEPKAFFDTITVEVGAFQGLILRSAVENGVNLRKIGSDRIGISTDEKVRPDVVEAVWRAFGGTELRFREEYPEPRLPEALKRTSDFLSHPIFHMNRAESEMTRYMRRLADRDLALDRAMIPLGSCTMKLNATAEMLPISWPQFADIHPFAPKDQTAGYHELIGDLSQKLCEITGYDAISMQPNSGAQGEYAGLLAIRRYHHARGDSHRTVCLIPSSAHGTNPASAQMCGMSVVVVGAKPDSDVDLDDFRAKAQAHGPNLAACMITYPSTHGVFEEHVREICDIVHGHGGQVYIDGANMNAMVGLARPGDIGGDVSHLNLHKTFCIPHGGGGPGMGPIGVKSHLTPFLPGHPETGGEGAVSAAPYGSASILPISWSYCLMMGGRGLTQATRVAILNANYIAARLKDAYPILFHGRNDRVAHECIVDIRPFSKSAGVTVDDVAKRLIDAGFHPPTMSWPVAGTLMIEPTESETKAEIDRFCDAMLGIREEIRAIEEGRADKQNNPLKHAPHTVQDLIGEWDRPYSREAACFPAGSLGIDKYWPPVNRVDNAYGDRNLMCSCPPPEAYAPIAAE, from the coding sequence ATGAGCGCTGCCCGCTACGACCCCTACGACTTCGCGAACCGCCGGCACATCGGCCCGACGCGGGCCGAGATCGACGCCATGGTTGAGACCGTGGGGGCGAAGAGCCTGCACGGGCTGATCGACGAGACGCTGCCGCCCGGCATCCGGCAGGACGAGCGGATCGACTTCGGCGTGTCGCTCAGCGAAGGCCATTCGCTGGAGCGGATGCGCCGGGTGGCCAACAGGAACAGGCTCGTCGTCTCGCTGATCGGTCAGGGTTACTACGGCACCGTCATGCCGCCCGCGATCCAGCGGAACATCTTTGAGAACCCCGCCTGGTACACGGCCTATTCGCCCTACCAGCCCGAGATCAGCCAAGGGCGGCTGGAAGCTCTGATCAACTTCCAGACCATGGTGTGCGACCTCACGGGCCTCGACGTCGCCAACGCCTCTCTGCTCGACGAAGCGACCGCCGGCGCCGAGGCGATGGCGATGGCGAAGCGCATCGCGAAGAGCGAGGCGACGACGTTCTTCGTCGACAAGGATTGCCTGCCGCAGACCATCGCGGTGGTGAAGACGCGCGCCGAACCCTTCGGCTGGACCGTGGTGGTCGGCGACCCGTTCACCGACCTCGACCCCAAGGCCGTGTTCGGCGCGCTGTTCCAGTATCCGGGCGCGGGCGGCGCTGTGCACGATTTCACCGCGCCGATCGCAGGCCTGCATGAGGCGGGCGCGGTCGCGGCCGTAGCGGCCGATCCGCTGGCGCTCACATTGTTGAAGCCCCCGGGCGAGATGGGCGCCGACATCGCGGTCGGCTCGACCCAGCGCTTCGGCGTGCCGATCGGCTTCGGCGGCCCGCACGCCGCCTATATGGCGACCCGCGACGCGCACAAGCGCACCTTGCCCGGCCGCATCGTCGGCGTCTCGATCGACGCCAAGGGCAAGCGCGCCTACCGGCTCGCGCTGCAGACACGCGAGCAGCACATTCGCCGCGAGAAGGCGACGTCCAACATCTGCACGAGCCAGGTGCTGCTCGCGGTCGTGGCCTCGATGTACGCCGTGTTCCACGGGCCCGCGGGTCTGAAGGCGATCGCGGCGCGCGTCCATCGCGACGCGGTGCGCCTCGCCGAAGGGATCGAGCAACTCGGCTTCAAGGTCGAGCCGAAGGCGTTCTTCGACACGATCACGGTCGAGGTCGGGGCGTTCCAGGGGCTGATCCTCAGAAGCGCGGTCGAGAACGGCGTGAATCTGCGCAAGATCGGCTCGGACCGCATCGGAATCTCGACCGACGAGAAGGTCCGGCCCGACGTCGTCGAGGCGGTGTGGCGCGCCTTCGGCGGCACCGAGCTGCGCTTCAGGGAGGAATATCCGGAGCCGCGCCTGCCGGAGGCGCTGAAGCGGACCTCCGACTTCCTCAGCCACCCGATCTTCCACATGAACCGGGCCGAGAGCGAGATGACGCGCTACATGCGCCGGCTCGCCGACCGGGACCTCGCGCTCGACCGCGCGATGATCCCGCTCGGCTCCTGCACCATGAAGCTGAACGCGACTGCGGAAATGCTGCCGATCTCGTGGCCGCAATTCGCCGACATCCACCCCTTCGCGCCGAAGGATCAGACGGCGGGCTATCACGAGCTGATCGGCGACCTCAGCCAAAAGCTCTGCGAGATCACCGGCTACGACGCGATCTCGATGCAGCCGAATTCGGGCGCGCAGGGCGAATATGCCGGCTTGCTCGCGATCCGCCGCTACCACCATGCGCGCGGCGACAGCCACCGCACGGTCTGCCTGATCCCATCATCCGCGCACGGCACCAACCCGGCCTCGGCGCAGATGTGCGGCATGAGCGTCGTGGTGGTGGGCGCCAAGCCGGACAGCGACGTCGACCTCGACGACTTCCGCGCCAAGGCGCAGGCCCACGGGCCGAACCTCGCGGCCTGCATGATCACCTATCCGTCGACCCACGGCGTCTTCGAGGAGCATGTCCGCGAGATCTGCGACATCGTCCACGGCCATGGGGGCCAAGTCTATATCGACGGCGCCAACATGAACGCCATGGTCGGCCTCGCGCGGCCCGGCGACATCGGCGGCGACGTCAGCCATCTGAACCTGCATAAGACGTTCTGCATCCCGCATGGCGGCGGGGGGCCCGGCATGGGCCCGATCGGCGTGAAGTCGCACCTCACGCCCTTCCTGCCCGGCCATCCCGAGACCGGCGGGGAGGGGGCGGTGTCGGCCGCGCCTTACGGGTCGGCGTCGATCCTGCCGATCTCGTGGAGCTACTGCCTGATGATGGGCGGGCGGGGCCTGACGCAGGCGACCCGCGTCGCGATCCTCAACGCCAACTACATCGCGGCCCGATTGAAGGACGCCTATCCGATCCTGTTCCACGGCCGCAACGACCGCGTCGCGCATGAGTGCATCGTCGACATCCGCCCGTTCAGCAAGAGCGCGGGTGTCACGGTGGACGACGTCGCCAAGCGCCTGATCGACGCCGGCTTCCACCCGCCGACCATGAGCTGGCCGGTCGCCGGCACGCTGATGATCGAGCCGACCGAGAGCGAGACCAAGGCCGAGATCGACCGCTTCTGCGACGCCATGCTCGGCATCCGCGAAGAGATCCGCGCGATCGAGGAGGGGCGGGCCGACAAGCAGAACAATCCGCTCAAGCATGCGCCTCACACCGTGCAGGACCTGATCGGCGAGTGGGACCGGCCCTACTCGCGCGAGGCCGCGTGTTTCCCGGCGGGCTCGCTCGGCATCGACAAGTACTGGCCGCCGGTCAACCGCGTCGACAACGCCTATGGCGACCGCAACCTGATGTGCTCCTGCCCGCCTCCGGAGGCCTACGCGCCGATCGCGGCGGAGTGA
- a CDS encoding caspase family protein, whose protein sequence is MLERLRLLALATVLAAFSSLAAVAQAPEGGGRIALVIGNSAYAHAPALANPKSDAELMSRTLKSAGFEVVTLIDADQPSMKRALLDFGRQIRSRKTEAGLFYYAGHGVQVRGENFLIPVTARIDDEDEVELEGVNVNDFLSVMNASQSAVNIVILDACRNNPFKSASRSASRGLAAVDAPSGTYIAYATSPGQVALDGEGGNSPYTKALAAAMSEPGRTIESVFKTARSNVLAATDRKQIPWETSSITGDFYFRAAGEAPTERQNSAPADPPIEQRAALKEPPSQPSPRILEAPNKANICTRNWRKDPEGRLCVSSVLPSQFGNSYRPENMMDNLALTAWVEGVPGNGVGQVVVLHFSSPQPIGHLSIINGYAKDIDIFQRNGRVRSMKVSASSGEVFEVGLKDERSRQGVKTPFRSPVSWVAIEITDVYPGTKYSDTAISDIDAF, encoded by the coding sequence GTGCTTGAGCGTCTTCGGTTGCTGGCGCTGGCCACGGTCCTGGCGGCGTTTTCGTCGCTCGCCGCCGTCGCCCAGGCGCCCGAGGGCGGCGGGCGCATCGCGCTGGTCATCGGCAACTCGGCCTACGCCCACGCGCCGGCGCTCGCCAACCCGAAGTCCGACGCCGAGCTGATGAGCAGGACCCTGAAGTCGGCCGGCTTCGAGGTCGTGACGCTGATCGACGCCGACCAGCCCTCCATGAAGCGCGCGCTGCTCGACTTCGGCCGGCAGATCAGGTCGCGCAAGACCGAGGCCGGACTGTTCTATTACGCCGGCCACGGCGTGCAGGTGCGGGGCGAGAACTTCCTCATTCCTGTCACGGCCAGGATCGACGACGAAGACGAGGTCGAACTCGAGGGCGTCAACGTCAACGATTTCCTCAGCGTGATGAACGCCTCGCAGAGCGCGGTGAACATCGTGATCCTCGACGCCTGCCGGAACAACCCGTTCAAAAGCGCCTCGCGCAGCGCCTCACGCGGCCTCGCCGCGGTCGACGCGCCGTCGGGGACGTACATCGCCTATGCGACCTCCCCCGGCCAGGTCGCGCTCGACGGCGAGGGCGGCAACAGCCCTTACACGAAGGCGCTGGCCGCGGCGATGTCCGAGCCGGGCCGCACGATCGAGAGCGTGTTCAAGACCGCGCGCTCCAACGTGCTGGCCGCGACCGACCGCAAGCAGATCCCATGGGAGACGAGCTCGATCACCGGCGATTTCTACTTTCGCGCGGCCGGCGAGGCGCCCACGGAGCGCCAGAATTCAGCTCCCGCCGATCCCCCGATCGAGCAGCGCGCGGCCCTGAAAGAGCCGCCGTCGCAACCCTCCCCAAGGATCCTTGAGGCTCCGAACAAGGCCAACATCTGCACGCGGAACTGGCGCAAAGACCCCGAGGGGCGGCTTTGCGTATCCTCCGTGCTGCCGAGCCAGTTCGGCAACTCCTACCGCCCCGAAAACATGATGGACAACCTCGCCTTGACGGCTTGGGTGGAAGGCGTCCCGGGGAACGGCGTCGGTCAGGTTGTGGTGCTTCATTTTTCGAGCCCTCAACCAATCGGGCATCTCTCCATCATCAACGGCTACGCCAAGGACATCGATATCTTCCAGAGAAACGGACGGGTGCGATCGATGAAAGTCTCGGCCTCGTCCGGGGAGGTTTTCGAAGTCGGGCTGAAGGACGAACGCTCGCGTCAGGGCGTCAAGACGCCTTTTCGTTCTCCTGTCAGCTGGGTCGCGATCGAGATCACGGACGTCTATCCGGGAACGAAGTATTCTGACACGGCGATCAGCGATATCGACGCATTTTGA
- a CDS encoding M15 family metallopeptidase, which translates to MRTHMRGVVLISLLFVSPAQAQSPLVCLRDVAPTIVQDMRYAGSNNFTGAAVPGYDAAECWLARPAAQALAKVQAAMEKQGRTLIVYDCYRPVRAVKHFLAWAKTQGATRDLAYFPRIDGSKLVAQGYIAARSGHSTGYSVDLSFGPAGGTEAADTGGLFDLFDYVSHTNAKVSDEARRNRNLLVAAMAGQGFTNYAAEWWHYSLRANAPALDAPVRACAAR; encoded by the coding sequence ATGAGAACACATATGAGAGGCGTGGTGCTGATCTCGCTGCTGTTCGTCTCGCCCGCGCAAGCGCAATCCCCGCTCGTCTGCCTGCGCGACGTCGCGCCGACGATCGTCCAGGACATGCGCTACGCCGGGTCGAACAATTTCACCGGCGCCGCCGTGCCCGGATACGACGCCGCCGAATGCTGGCTCGCCCGGCCGGCCGCGCAGGCGCTCGCCAAGGTGCAGGCGGCGATGGAGAAGCAGGGCCGCACGCTCATCGTCTACGACTGCTATCGCCCGGTCCGCGCCGTGAAGCATTTTCTCGCCTGGGCCAAGACGCAGGGCGCGACGCGCGATCTGGCCTATTTTCCGCGCATCGACGGCTCGAAGCTCGTGGCGCAGGGCTATATCGCGGCGCGCTCGGGCCACTCGACGGGCTATTCGGTCGATCTGAGCTTTGGGCCGGCGGGCGGGACGGAAGCCGCCGACACCGGCGGACTGTTCGACCTGTTCGATTATGTTAGCCACACCAACGCGAAAGTCTCGGACGAGGCGCGCCGCAACCGCAACCTGCTCGTCGCCGCCATGGCCGGGCAGGGCTTCACCAACTACGCGGCCGAGTGGTGGCATTACTCGCTGCGCGCCAACGCCCCCGCGCTCGACGCGCCGGTGCGCGCCTGTGCGGCGCGATAG
- a CDS encoding ABC transporter ATP-binding protein, which translates to MASVSVENVSKGFGGQPVLRGVDLSVAEGEIAALLGPSGCGKTTLLRLIAGFERVDDGEIAIGGANASRPGAHLPPEKRRVGYVPQEGALFPHLTVAGNVGYGLARKERTPERISETLALVGCEALGGRYPHQLSGGQQQRVALARALAPRPRLVVLDEPFNGLDLGLRRSVSTEVMAALRRTGATAILVTHDPEEAFASADRLAVMHAGRIVQQGAPRDVYRAPTSVEVARITGPAILLDAKLNGSVAETPIGDAPLSGVPDGFSGAASVCVRPEQLVLVEHGMGPHAAILERSFRGDHSLLSVMVGDHRLSVRAPAEFDLREDHVHLAIAGSCVAFRRSEP; encoded by the coding sequence ATGGCGAGCGTCTCGGTCGAAAACGTCTCGAAAGGCTTTGGCGGCCAGCCCGTGCTGCGCGGCGTCGACCTTTCCGTCGCCGAAGGCGAGATCGCGGCGCTGCTCGGCCCCTCGGGCTGCGGGAAGACCACGCTGCTGCGCCTGATCGCCGGCTTCGAGCGCGTTGACGACGGCGAGATCGCGATCGGCGGCGCGAACGCCTCCCGGCCCGGCGCGCACCTGCCGCCGGAAAAGCGCCGCGTCGGCTACGTGCCGCAGGAGGGCGCGCTGTTCCCGCACCTCACCGTCGCGGGCAATGTCGGCTACGGCCTCGCCCGCAAGGAGCGCACGCCGGAGCGCATCTCGGAGACGCTCGCGCTGGTCGGCTGCGAGGCGCTTGGGGGCCGTTACCCGCACCAGCTCTCCGGCGGCCAGCAGCAGCGCGTCGCGCTCGCCCGCGCCCTTGCGCCGCGCCCGCGCCTCGTGGTGCTGGACGAGCCGTTCAACGGCCTCGACCTCGGCCTGCGCCGCAGCGTCTCGACCGAGGTGATGGCCGCCCTGAGACGGACTGGCGCGACCGCGATCCTCGTGACGCACGATCCCGAAGAAGCCTTCGCGAGCGCCGACCGTCTCGCCGTCATGCATGCCGGCCGCATCGTCCAGCAGGGCGCCCCGCGCGACGTCTACCGCGCGCCGACGAGCGTCGAGGTCGCGCGCATCACCGGCCCCGCGATCCTGCTCGACGCGAAGCTGAACGGAAGCGTCGCCGAGACGCCGATCGGCGACGCGCCGCTTTCCGGCGTCCCGGACGGGTTTTCGGGCGCGGCGTCGGTCTGCGTGCGACCGGAGCAGCTGGTGCTGGTCGAACACGGCATGGGCCCGCACGCCGCGATCCTCGAGCGCAGCTTTCGCGGCGACCACAGCCTGCTCAGCGTCATGGTCGGCGACCATAGGCTCTCGGTGCGGGCCCCGGCGGAGTTCGACCTCCGCGAGGATCACGTGCACCTCGCGATCGCGGGCTCGTGCGTGGCGTTCCGGCGATCGGAGCCCTGA